The Nostoc sp. NIES-3756 DNA window TTGGGAAATGGTATTAACCTATGCAAATACAGCCATACTAATCTATTCTGGCGATCGCCATAAACTATACGAAAAAGCGTAAAAAAAAGGAGTAATTAACTCCTTTAGTGTTATTTCCGTTTAGAAAACCTGATTCTAACGGGAAATTTTTTTTAACTTGCGTTGTGTAACGATAAAACCGACAACACCTGCAAGACCAAGGACAACAGAAGGTTCAGGAGTTGATTGTACCGGAGGTTGGGGAGTTGGTTGTACTGGCGGAATTGGTGTTGGGGTTGGCGTTGGGGTTGGCGTTGGTGCTATACCTTGGAATGCTACTTCATAGTTACCACTATGGGAGACTCCATCTGTGGATTCAGTTAAACCAGAGTTAGTAGCTTTAAAGCCGAACAGATATTCATAAGCACCACCATCATAACTATACTTAACAATTTCACTAGCTTGAATAGTTGTACTAGCTAATAAGTTTCTCAGTGGTGAAACAAGGGTCTTGAATGATAGAGGTATTTTAGGATCAGCTAAATAACCATCAATGGACTGGAGCAGTAAAGGTGTAGCATTGAGATGACCAGCTAGCCCAATACTAATCTTTCCAGTTGTATCATCTTGATTTACATAAGAAATATTGGGGTCACTAAATCTTTGAAACCCGCCATAATTAGTGAAAATGCTAAACAGTTGTGTTTTGTTGCTGTCAGTTAGGATGATATTGTTAGCACTTAATACTTGGCTAAACCAATATTGACCAAAAGTTGTTCCTTTATATGCACTTGTCCAATCAGAAAGAACTAAGCTGCTGAGAGTTAAGCTTTTACCACCAATTGTTCCTGATAAGGTGGTGTTTTGGGTAAAGTCAAAATTAGCTTTTTCACTGCTGGCGCGTAACTCTACGTTACCAGTGGGGCTTGCAGCATTACCATCTAAAACTTGCTGTACGTTTGCAAAGGTTTTGTCTATAGTGGCTGTGTTATTACCCTGAACACCATAAACTAAATAATCAGTAGCTGCTGAACCACCAATTGTAACATTGGTAAGGCTACCTGCTTGTGCTGGAGTAGTTGCGATCGCACTCACACCAGCAGCTATTGAAGCACCCAGCACAACTCTCTGACAAATCTTCTTCATTGATTGATTTCCTAAATTATGTTGTATGCTTTTATACTTCTGCTGTTTACAGAATTTGGTTAGCTTGATTGAGAACTGAACTTTTAGCAATTTAGATAGAGCCTTAAAAGTCAGATTCAGTATCTAGCAATATTGAGTAGCTGAACATACAACCTAGTTTAAGAAGCATTAAGCTTGATTAGGTAAAGCCGCCATAGAATCTTGTTAAATAAATTGCAAATTTTTCTGAGTAATTCCTCAGTATAAACACTTATGTTTAATATTAATGCGTAGGCATTTAATTTTTGTGATGCTCAAAGTATTGCTATATTTGGCCTTGCACCACTCTTTTATTGCTAAAATTACAAACTTGCCTACCCTGAAGGTTTAAGACATCACTAAGATAATTTGGGTTAATTTATTACTGATAACGACGTAATTTGTATTGAGTATTTAACTGGATATTACAATTACTAGGGCTAGAATTAAAGTTACAAGTATATGTTCCTAGTAGCTCTTTTTGATAGTTAAACACTCGTACGTTATAACTATCCCTTCTAGCCGTGCTACCCAAGCGATTTATAAAGTTATAACGTTCTAGGTAGTCTAATAAACTCCAAATTTGTTGATTGACAATTAAATCTACTCGTCCAACTTCATTTTTCGTACCTGGATATGCTATCCAATTATCTAACAGTTTGTTCTCAGAACTATCTTTTGCCCACCATAAGCTAGGAGTACTTAATCCTGATAAGTTAATAGTATTAGCTGTAATTACAACTCCTTTTGATTTAGTCAGTAAATCTAGCTCTAAAGGTGCTTCTGAAGGTTGAGGAATTAATGATATTTGGGCAAGCGATGGTGAACTTGAGGAAAGAGAAACAAGATTGAGAGTTATGGTTAGGAGTAATAAAAATTTGTATCTAAGCATAACTTAAATTAAAGGTTGAGAAATGAGATATGGTAATAAATATCTGTAATTAAACTTTGGTAGCTACTATACGTATTCGTCGATAGTCTGCCGTCCAAGTTCCTTGGTGATAGAGTGTTCCTTGTAAAGATTTTTCTACTTCCTGTATTACTTGTACTTGTTGCTCAGAAGATATTCCTACTAAAAAATTACTAGCGAACATCTTAATCCAGTTTGCCATACCTGCTTCACCTTCCGCCAGAGGTGTAGGACGGTCAAATAAAACTGCATATATGACCTCAAAGCCTTGTGCTTCTAGTAAGGTAACGTATTCGCCAATACTAGGGAAATACCAGGGACTAAGTATTTGTGGCTGAGAAATACTAATGGTTGCTAAAGCTTGGTATAAAGCTTCGAGGATTTGTTGTATGTTACCTTTACCACCGAACTCAGCCACGAAACGCCCTCCTAATTTTAGGGCTTGATGTATGTTGGCGATCGCAGCTTCTGGTTCTTTCACCCAATGCAACACAGCATTGGAAAATACTGCATCTAGTGGTTTATCTACTTGTAAGTTCCGCGCATCAGCAACTTCAAAATGCAAATGGGGATAGTTTTGTCTAGCCTTCTCAATCATTGTGGCTGAATTATCTACCCCTAAGACTTCTGCACCAAACTGGGCAATTTTTTCTGTCAACTGTCCAGTACCACAACCCAAATCTAATATAAATTCGCTTGGTTGTGGATTGAGTAATTGCAACAAGTCTTCGCCATATTGCCAAACAAAACTATGTTTATCTTGATATAAGTTGGCATTCCAAGAAGTTTTAGCTGTCATAAAACTATGTATAGTTTAATATCGCTTTGGCAATACCTACCATACAAATAAGGTAAGGAAAGTATTGAGTATCTGTAAATTGGTAAAAACTCAAATTGGTATTTCAATTATGCAGCGCAAATTGTTCTAATAATTTCTCTACACTAGCATTGTGATCAAGAAATGAAAATAAATGCTTGTAAGTCAGCATACCGTTTTTATCTAATACAAATTGGGCTGGTAAAGGCGCACCTAAAGCTTGTCCTACTCTATAAGTACGAAATACTCGACAACTAGGGTCACTTAGTAATGGCATTTTTAAACTCAAATCCCTTACAACTATTTGGCTTTGTCTTTCATCTGTACTCGTAACTAATAAAACTTCTATACCCCGATTAGTAAATTCTTCATAATTTTCGTTTAAAGCTTTGATATGAGGATAGCAGAAAGGACAATATTGTTTTTCAGTAAAAATTCGTGTGAAGGCTAGTAATACAGGTTGTTTGCCTCGATAATTTGATAATTTAACAGATGTACTGTTAGTAATATCTGGTAATTGAAAGTCTGGTGTTCCTACATCTAGTCTAAATTCATTGCTTGCTGGAACAGGCAAAAAATTACGAAAGAAACGTTCATTAAATAAACCAGTAAAATCTGTAGATATCAGCATATTGTTATTCCTGAATTATAAATAGCACTCGTCAGATAGATTAGGAGATAATCCAATTATAAAGGCTTTGTACTAGAAGGATTTTAGCCCTTTTCCTGCAACCGTTATAAATATAAGTACAAAAATAAAACCACAGATAGACACTGAAACCAACACTGATTTTATTCTGTGTCTATCTGTGTTTATCTGTGGTGGGAGTAATTTCCTTTTTAACCTTTGCCAGCATGGTAAAAGTTAAAAATATTCTCAATAACAGGATTGATTGCAGCAAGGCAGAAAAAAGTTCAGTTGTTTCTTCCTCCTGCCTTTTCCTAGCTTCTACACAGCAGCGAAGTAAACTTTGGACTTCACGGGGTCGGGAGTCATGGTCTTTTCGCCAGGTTGCCAACCAGCAGGGCAAACTTCATCTGGGTGAGACTGAACGTATTGAATAGCTTGTAATGTACGCAATGTTTCATCAACGCTGCGACCAAAAGCTAGGTTATTAATGGTAGCGTGCTGGATTACACCATCTTTATCGATGATGAATAGACCACGTAAAGCAATACCTGCTGCTGGGTCTAGTACGTTGTAAGCGGCACTAACCTCTTTCTTAATATCGGAAACTAGGGGATAATTTAGGTCGCCAACACCACCAGACTTGCGATCGGTTTGTATCCAAGCTAAGTGGGAGAACTCGCTATCAACGGACACACCGAGAATTTCGGTGTTAAGTTTCTTAAATTCTTCGTAGCGATCGCTAAATGCTGTGATCTCAGTGGGGCAAACAAAGGTAAAGTCTAGGGGGTAGAAGAATAAGACAACATACTTACCACGATAGTCGGAAAGCTTAATTGTCTTAAATTCCTGATCAACCACAGCAGTTGCTGTAAAATCGGGAGCCTGTTGACCAACGCGGAGGCTACCTTCTATTCCGTAAGTGATGGACATTAACTTAATTCTCCTTCAACTTATATCGATTTACTTGGTATTGGAGTTTGGGTTAGGAATAAACTACCCATCCACGCTTTCACCCTATCGGGTAATCTACGAGCAGCCCTACAGAGTAAGCAGTCCTTTAGGGCTGTCTCACAGTTTAATTACGATCTGTTACGACTATATCATAGTCATAACGATTTTGAGTAGCCAATGGATGATTTAGATACAAGAGAATGGTTGCTGACCAATGGTTTAGGGAGCTTTGCCAGTGGTACTGTTTCGGATATCCGTACCAGAACCTACCACGGCTGGCTATTTGCCGCGACAAATCCCCCTAGTGAACGTACCCTGCTACTGTCCCATCTGGAAGCTAGCTTGGAAATATCAGGTAAAGCAGTGGCACTAGGAACAAATATTTGGGGATCGGGAGAGATTACACCCACAGGTTACAAGCTGTTACGTTCCTTTGATATTAACCCGGTTCCCAAAT harbors:
- a CDS encoding NF038130 family PEP-CTERM protein codes for the protein MKKICQRVVLGASIAAGVSAIATTPAQAGSLTNVTIGGSAATDYLVYGVQGNNTATIDKTFANVQQVLDGNAASPTGNVELRASSEKANFDFTQNTTLSGTIGGKSLTLSSLVLSDWTSAYKGTTFGQYWFSQVLSANNIILTDSNKTQLFSIFTNYGGFQRFSDPNISYVNQDDTTGKISIGLAGHLNATPLLLQSIDGYLADPKIPLSFKTLVSPLRNLLASTTIQASEIVKYSYDGGAYEYLFGFKATNSGLTESTDGVSHSGNYEVAFQGIAPTPTPTPTPTPIPPVQPTPQPPVQSTPEPSVVLGLAGVVGFIVTQRKLKKISR
- a CDS encoding class I SAM-dependent methyltransferase, giving the protein MTAKTSWNANLYQDKHSFVWQYGEDLLQLLNPQPSEFILDLGCGTGQLTEKIAQFGAEVLGVDNSATMIEKARQNYPHLHFEVADARNLQVDKPLDAVFSNAVLHWVKEPEAAIANIHQALKLGGRFVAEFGGKGNIQQILEALYQALATISISQPQILSPWYFPSIGEYVTLLEAQGFEVIYAVLFDRPTPLAEGEAGMANWIKMFASNFLVGISSEQQVQVIQEVEKSLQGTLYHQGTWTADYRRIRIVATKV
- a CDS encoding peroxiredoxin family protein, giving the protein MLISTDFTGLFNERFFRNFLPVPASNEFRLDVGTPDFQLPDITNSTSVKLSNYRGKQPVLLAFTRIFTEKQYCPFCYPHIKALNENYEEFTNRGIEVLLVTSTDERQSQIVVRDLSLKMPLLSDPSCRVFRTYRVGQALGAPLPAQFVLDKNGMLTYKHLFSFLDHNASVEKLLEQFALHN
- a CDS encoding peroxiredoxin; this translates as MSITYGIEGSLRVGQQAPDFTATAVVDQEFKTIKLSDYRGKYVVLFFYPLDFTFVCPTEITAFSDRYEEFKKLNTEILGVSVDSEFSHLAWIQTDRKSGGVGDLNYPLVSDIKKEVSAAYNVLDPAAGIALRGLFIIDKDGVIQHATINNLAFGRSVDETLRTLQAIQYVQSHPDEVCPAGWQPGEKTMTPDPVKSKVYFAAV